In Arsenophonus sp. aPb, one DNA window encodes the following:
- the flgK gene encoding flagellar hook-associated protein FlgK: MSSSLMNTAVSGLKAAQTALSTIGSNIANAKVESYHRQTTTLATDGSNNNINGVKVTGIQREYDEFINAHYNKAVTKQGERKIYAEFALELDKLMSVSDTDLASSMTEFFTSLQTLSTDAASAPLRNAVINKAQAMVSRFKSVEQQFNAMEQRINGNIGQMADKVSQLAQQVAKLNGEMTKIKGIQGYVPNEMLDRRDQLTRELSAVAGISVIRQDDSININLANGLSLVNGTKANKITAIPSAADPAQVTLAYDDGINPLQEIDTRSITGGELAGALAVRDEVLQPNRQKINQLGLILAESINQVQQAGFDLQGNAGQALFQTGKPSIISNNQNQGASSFTTLFTDATQVKGIDYAMMFDGTNWVVTQQSTGASVNVTVTAATANHGTKLTFDGMEIEIATTSAPQTGDKFIIKSVDEVISGLSVAITNPAAIAAASQAGTGQADNSNIKNLLALQDKKLVNGTSTLSKAYAAVASEIASKANQAKADFTAQSVITKSYLQKQQSVSGVNLDEEYLEMSRMQEFYMSNAKVIQTANSLFETLMRIF, encoded by the coding sequence ATGTCCAGCAGTTTAATGAATACCGCAGTGAGCGGCTTAAAAGCCGCGCAAACCGCGTTATCAACAATTGGTAGCAATATTGCCAATGCTAAAGTCGAGAGTTATCACCGGCAAACCACGACATTGGCTACCGATGGTAGCAATAATAATATAAATGGTGTGAAAGTGACTGGTATTCAACGCGAATATGATGAGTTTATTAATGCGCATTATAACAAAGCGGTGACCAAGCAAGGTGAGCGCAAAATTTATGCCGAATTTGCCCTAGAGCTAGATAAGCTGATGTCTGTTTCTGATACCGATTTAGCTTCATCGATGACAGAGTTTTTTACTAGTTTGCAAACCTTGTCAACCGATGCCGCTTCTGCGCCTTTACGCAATGCGGTTATTAATAAAGCTCAAGCCATGGTTAGTCGCTTTAAATCCGTTGAACAACAATTTAACGCTATGGAACAACGGATTAATGGCAATATTGGCCAGATGGCCGATAAAGTTTCGCAATTGGCGCAACAAGTGGCCAAACTAAATGGTGAAATGACCAAAATCAAAGGCATACAAGGCTATGTGCCAAATGAGATGTTAGATCGGCGTGATCAACTAACACGTGAATTATCAGCGGTGGCAGGCATTAGTGTTATTCGCCAAGATGATAGCATCAATATTAATCTGGCTAATGGTTTATCCTTGGTTAATGGTACTAAAGCCAACAAAATCACTGCTATACCATCGGCCGCTGATCCCGCTCAAGTCACTTTGGCTTATGATGATGGCATTAATCCGCTACAAGAAATTGATACTAGGTCAATAACCGGGGGGGAATTAGCCGGCGCCTTGGCGGTGCGTGATGAAGTGCTACAGCCGAATCGGCAAAAAATTAATCAGCTGGGTTTAATACTGGCTGAGAGTATCAATCAGGTTCAGCAGGCAGGGTTTGATTTGCAGGGCAATGCCGGCCAAGCACTCTTTCAGACTGGCAAACCGAGCATTATTTCTAATAATCAAAATCAGGGAGCCAGTAGTTTTACTACTCTATTTACTGATGCTACCCAAGTTAAAGGTATTGATTATGCCATGATGTTTGATGGCACTAACTGGGTGGTTACTCAACAGTCAACTGGGGCGTCGGTAAATGTTACTGTCACAGCAGCCACAGCTAATCACGGTACAAAACTCACTTTTGATGGCATGGAAATTGAAATTGCCACAACTTCAGCGCCGCAAACAGGTGACAAATTTATTATCAAATCCGTTGATGAAGTTATTAGTGGCTTATCTGTTGCCATAACAAATCCTGCAGCTATTGCCGCTGCCAGCCAGGCGGGAACTGGACAAGCAGATAATAGCAATATTAAGAATCTATTGGCATTACAAGATAAAAAGTTGGTTAATGGAACGTCCACGCTTAGCAAAGCTTATGCTGCGGTTGCCAGTGAAATTGCATCGAAAGCCAATCAAGCTAAAGCGGATTTTACTGCCCAATCAGTGATCACCAAAAGTTATCTCCAGAAGCAGCAATCGGTTTCCGGTGTCAATCTTGATGAGGAATATCTGGAAATGAGCCGTATGCAGGAATTTTACATGTCAAACGCCAAAGTTATTCAGACGGCCAATAGCTTGTTTGAAACCTTAATGCGTATTTTCTGA
- the flgL gene encoding flagellar hook-associated protein FlgL, translated as MVTRLSSQFMHYQKTDSMMHSQSQLADKYQRITTGKRLLQSADDPAAAVENLQINQTQVRLAQYKTARNFSQHQMQSQLQVVEKMEDLSRRIKQTFVAVSNQSIMSEDARQAHATELESLKSELVGLANSKDSSGNYLFAGYQTDTVPLVVGTNGVVNYQGGQDAIKQHIDADREVTVNFTAQQVLQTATGGDIFQSLDLAINTLKTPYQSATSQVQSILAANIDSAHSDLQNSMKSLSTISSQLGSQLKEVEQLNSRSEDVSLLLKERQSQLMDTDMAAEISEYYQEEAILQASYGLFAQMKDLSLFKILR; from the coding sequence ATGGTTACTCGTTTAAGCAGCCAGTTTATGCATTATCAGAAAACGGATAGTATGATGCATTCTCAGTCACAACTGGCAGATAAATATCAGCGTATAACGACTGGAAAACGGTTGTTACAATCCGCTGATGATCCAGCAGCGGCAGTAGAAAATCTACAAATTAATCAGACACAAGTTCGTTTGGCGCAATATAAAACGGCGCGTAATTTTTCTCAGCATCAGATGCAATCACAGTTACAGGTGGTTGAGAAAATGGAAGATCTATCACGTCGTATTAAGCAAACTTTTGTGGCGGTTTCTAATCAATCGATCATGAGTGAAGATGCTCGACAAGCTCATGCCACTGAGCTGGAAAGTTTAAAATCTGAGTTAGTGGGCTTAGCTAATAGTAAAGATAGTTCAGGTAATTATCTGTTTGCTGGCTATCAAACCGATACCGTGCCTTTAGTGGTAGGTACTAATGGCGTGGTAAATTATCAAGGTGGCCAAGATGCCATTAAGCAGCATATTGATGCCGATCGTGAAGTGACGGTAAATTTTACTGCTCAGCAAGTTTTGCAGACTGCAACAGGCGGCGATATTTTTCAGTCATTGGATCTGGCAATTAATACACTAAAAACACCATATCAATCAGCGACTTCACAGGTACAAAGTATATTGGCGGCCAATATCGATAGTGCACATAGTGATTTGCAAAATAGCATGAAAAGTCTTTCCACAATTAGCAGTCAACTTGGCTCACAACTAAAGGAAGTTGAACAATTAAATAGTCGTAGTGAAGATGTTTCTTTGCTACTGAAAGAGCGGCAAAGCCAATTGATGGATACTGATATGGCCGCTGAGATATCGGAATATTATCAGGAAGAGGCGATATTGCAGGCTTCTTATGGTTTATTTGCTCAAATGAAAGATTTATCTTTATTTAAGATATTGCGTTGA